One genomic segment of Coffea arabica cultivar ET-39 chromosome 6e, Coffea Arabica ET-39 HiFi, whole genome shotgun sequence includes these proteins:
- the LOC113696755 gene encoding uncharacterized protein gives MIDIFAALHYSEERQVTFTVFQLEGAARSWWNIKRTKWEREQTPRTWMNFVREFNAKYFPPLIQEKKEDEFIRLRQGTQSVAEYENQFTRLSKFSPELILTEHRTVRRFIQGLNVEIQKDLDVAQITTFSDAVEKALRAENARLQVRNFQVRKRGLSGARGTQPRGGQTGRGQQRSASHESSATVSRGPCGFCGKLNHAENNCWRKERKRLRCGSAEHQIANCPVQSREMIGTTQSSKATSEQSKVEGVKPKVPARVYSVEQCPVPDSAEVVEARYDAQLDCKRKVVEFRIPGEATLRLDVRGSLASSAMLSAIRARKLLSRGAQGFLAFLINTPTDKLKVEDVLVVGEYPDVFPDELVNLSPEREIEFEINLLSGTSPISKTPYHMAPAEFKELKL, from the exons atgatagaCATTTTTGCTGCTCTACACTATTCAGAAGAGAGGCAAGTTACTTTTACGGTCTTTCAACTAGAAGGGGccgcccgttcttggtggaatatcaAACGAACCAAATGGGAGAGAGAGCAGACACCAAGAACGTGGATGAACTTCGTAAGGGAGTTTAACGCCAAGTACTTCCCGCCTTTGatccaggaaaagaaggaagacgagttcatccgactTCGCCAAGGCACCCAATCAGTGGCCGAGTACGAGAACCAGTTTACCCGCTTGTCTAAATTTTCCCCTGAACTTATTCTGACGGAACATAGGACGGTGAGacgttttattcaggggcttAACGTGGAAATCCAAAAGGACTTGGATGTAGCCCAAATCACTACTTTTAGTGATGCAGTTGAGAAGGCTTTGCGAGCTGAGAACGCAAGGCTCCAAGTGAGGAACTTCCAGGTTCGCAAACGTGGGCTCTCGGGAG CCAGGGGTACTCAGCCAAGAGGTGGCCAAACTGGACGAGGTCAACAGAGGAGTGCTTCACATGAGAGCTCAGCCACTGTTTCTCGTGGCCCGTGTGGTTTCTGTGGGAAGCTAAACCATGCGGAGAacaattgttggaggaaagagAGGAAGCGCTTACGCTGTGGGAGCGCGGAGCACCAGATCGCCAATTGTCCGGTCCAATCTCGAGAGATGATAGGGACTACGCAATCATCGAAGGCTACCTCGGAACAGTCGAAAGTGGAAGGAGTGAAACCGAAGGTGCCTGCTCGGGTGTATTCTGTCGAGCAATGCCCTGTCCCTGATTCGGcggaggtggtggaag CTAGGTATGATGCCCAGCTGGACTGTAAGAGGAAGGTAGTGGAATTTCGTATCCCTGGGGAGGCGACCTTAAGGCTAGATGTGAGGGGCAGTCTAGCCTCATCTGCAATGCTTTCGGCtattcgggctagaaaactaTTGAGTAGAGGGGCACAAGGGTTCCTAGCCTTTCTCATTAACACTCCCACCGATAAGTTGAAAGTAGAAGATGTTCTAGTAGTGGGTGAatatccggatgtgtttccCGATGAATTAGTGAATCTATcaccggaaagagagatagaatttgaGATTAACCTGTTATCGGGGActtcacctatctctaagaccccaTACCATATGGCACCTGCTGAATTCAAGGAGTTGAAGTTGTAG